A region from the Lycium barbarum isolate Lr01 chromosome 8, ASM1917538v2, whole genome shotgun sequence genome encodes:
- the LOC132608235 gene encoding uncharacterized protein LOC132608235 yields MVGGDFNVILSEEEKLGGLPGVLSHGRAAEHCIFKRLDRVLANQAFQDLFPQNEVEHLTKSGSDRAPLVLSCGEEVTGYIKPFRFLNFWIQHASFKEVVSQNWKTDFMGSPYLAFKHKLKNLKGALAKWSRETCGNIFEQLIIREEVVKVKEQFFEEQPSIINRIVLQKAQAELKKYLHLEEQYWKQKAGFSWFTEGDKNTNFFHNYVTGQRRKLQLNRIQDGSGNWLETREEILEEAISFLRKHFCSYPTKEEVKKAVSELNGDSSSGPDGFAGVFYQQCWDILGDDVYAIVLAFFDGAVLPKSITHTNLEIVSDIRLRDKPANVILKLEMAKAYDRVSWKYLMHVLRNMGFAEHFITLIWRLVANNWYSILLNGQATEVLSRALNSLFEDRNYIGYGMPKWTNPLNHLAYADDTIIFASADIESLQSIMGVLRMYEQSSGQLVNRAKSFYYMYAKIGNDLVQSVGTITGFPRGQFPFTYLGCPITHSRKKKVFYAELIKKVKSKILLWKGKLLSFGGKATLIKSVLQSIPIHLLSVVVPLKCVIHELHKIFAKYFWSNKEDAKSRHWSAWRNICIPTQEGVLGFKSLFDVSKALFAKLWWRFRTTSTLWYNYMWNKYCKKVIPRLVIWKEGSQVWKKMLEARDAVEHEIWWEIKAGSVNVWHENWTKIEALYHVVLDDFPINEEMEEVAELIEEGRWKDEVLIQNFPLDIVDHIKSEFHIDHLHGYWDKPGWMATTTGKFTVNSA; encoded by the exons ATGGTGGGTGGAGATTTTAATGTGATTCTATCAGAGGAAGAGAAGTTGGGTGGACTGCCA GGAGTCCTTTCACATGGAAGAGCAGCTGAACATTGCATTTTCAAAAGGTTGGATAGGGTGTTAGCAAATCAGGCTTTTCAAGATCTTTTCCCTCAGAATGAGGTGGAGCATCTTACCAAAAGTGGATCAGATCGTGCCCCTTTGGTTCTATCTTGTGGTGAGGAGGTAACTGGTTATATTAAACCTTTCAGATTCCTAAACTTTTGGATACAACATGCCTCTTTCAAAGAAGTAGTTTCACAGAATTGGAAGACTGATTTTATGGGATCTCCCTATTTGGCTTTTAAACATAAGCTGAAAAATCTTAAAGGTGCTCTGGCTAAATGGAGTAGAGAGACCTGTGGGAACATTTTTGAACAACTTATTATCAGGGAGGAGGTTGTAAAGGTGAAGGAACAATTTTTTGAAGAACAACCAAGTATCATAAACAGGATTGTTCTTCAAAAGGCTCAAGCAGAATTGAAGAAATATCTCCACTTGGAGGAGCAATACTGGAAACAAAAAGCTGGATTTTCATGGTTCACAGAGGGAGATAAAAATACCAATTTCTTTCATAATTATGTAACTGGTCAAAGAAGGAAACTTCAACTGAATAGAATTCAGGATGGTTCTGGGAATTGGCTTGAAACTAGAGAggagattttagaggaagcaatTAGCTTTTTAAGAAAACA CTTTTGTTCATATCCAACTAAGGAGGAAGTCAAAAAGGCAGTAAGTGAATTAAATGGAGACAGTTCTAGCGGACCAGATGGTTTTGCAGGGGTGTTCTATCAGCAATGTTGGGATATATTAGGGGATGATGTGTATGCTATTGTACTTGCTTTCTTTGATGGAGCAGTTTTGCCAAAATCCATCACACATACAAACTTG GAGATAGTTTCAGATATCAGACTGAGAGATAAACCTGCTAATGTGATATTGAAACTGGAAATGGctaaagcatatgatagagtttCATGGAAATATCTTATGCATGTGCTAAGGAATATGGGTTTTGCGGAACACTTTATCACTCTTATTTGGAGACTGGTAGCTAACAATTGGTACTCTATTTTATTGAATGGTCAGGCTACTG AGGTACTGTCAAGGGCATTGAATTCTCTTTTTGAAGATAGGAATTATATAGGGTATGGGATGCCTAAATGGACCAATCCATTGAATCATCTAGCATATGCTGATGATACTATTATATTTGCATCTGCTGATATAGAATCCCTGCAGAGCATAATGGGGGTGTTGAGGATGTATGAACAGTCATCTGGCCAGCTTGTAAACAGGGCTAAAAGTTTCTATTATATGTATGCTAAAATTGGCAATGACCTGGTGCAATCAGTTGGCACTATAACAGGATTCCCTAGGGGTCAATTTCCTTTTACTTATCTGGGTTGCCCTATTACccattcaagaaagaaaaaggtaTTTTATGCAGAATTGATCAAGAAGGTAAAGAGTAAAATTCTGTTATGGAAAGGGAAATTACTATCTTTTGGAGGAAAAGCTACTCTTATCAAAAGTGTATTGCAGAGTATACCAATTCACCTTCTCTCAGTTGTAGTCCCTCTTAAGTGTGTTATTCATGAACTTCACAAGATCTTTGCTAAATATTTCTGGAGTAATAAAGAGGACGCAAAGAGTAGACATTGGTCTGCTTGGCGAAATATTTGCATTCCAACTCAGGAGGGAGTTTTGGGATTTAAATCCCTATTTGATGTTTCAAAGGCTCTGTTTGCTAAATTATGGTGGAGATTCAGAACAACAAGTACTTTATGGTATAATTATATGTGGAATAAATATTGTAAGAAAGTTATCCCCAGACTGGTAATATGGAAAGAAGGATCCCAGGTTTGGAAAAAAATGCTAGAAGCTAGAGATGCAGTGGAGCATGAAATATGGTGGGAAATAAAAGCAGGTTCAGTTAATGTGTGGCATGAGAATTGGACAAAAATAGAAGCTTTATATCATGTGGTCCTAGATGATTTCCCTATCAATGAGGAGATGGAAGAGGTGGCTGAACTTATTGAGGAAGGAAGATGGAAAGATGAGGTTTTAATTCAGAATTTCCCTTTAGACATTGTGGACCACATCAAATCAGAATTTCACATTGATCATCTCCATGGTTATTGGGACAAACCCGGGTGGATGGCTACAACTACAGGAAAGTTCACAGTTAACAGTGCATAG
- the LOC132606959 gene encoding beta-fructofuranosidase, insoluble isoenzyme 1-like, giving the protein MYYNGVYHLFYQYNTNGVVWGNIVWAHSVSRDLVNWINLEHAIYPSKVFDKYGTWSGSTTILPGNKPIILYTGIVDDKQTQVQNYAIPANLSDPYLREWIKPDDNPLVVADESINKTKFRDPTTAWLGLDGRWRMVVGSLRKHRGLALLYRSKDFMKWTKAQHPLHTSANTGNWECLDFFPVSMNYTDGLDPSFDGDNIKHVLKVSLDVTRYDYYTIGTYNTKKDRYFPDETLVDGWKGLRLDYGNFYASKTFYDPSKNRRILWGWANESDAVPDDAIKKGWSGIQAIPRKMWLDPSGKNLVQWPVEELETLRKQKVELRIHKLDKGENVEVKGITAAQADVEVTFSFSSLENAEEFDPSWDDLYAQDVCAIRGSTVQGGLGPFGLLTLSSENLEEYTPVFFRVFKAQDKYKVLMCSDASRSTVRDNKKMYKPSFAGYVNVDLSDKKLSLRSLVDHSVVESFGAGGKTCITSRVYPGLAIDDEAHLFAFNNGTEIVTIDTLDAWSMDKSER; this is encoded by the exons ATGTATTACAATGGAGTCTATCATCTATTCTACCAGTACAATACAAATGGAGTAGTATGGGGCAACATTGTTTGGGCTCATTCAGTATCCAGGGACTTGGTTAATTGGATCAACTTAGAACATGCCATTTATCCATCCAAAGTGTTCGATAAATATGGTACATGGTCCGGGTCAACCACTATTCTTCCAGGCAACAAGCCCATTATCCTCTACACTGGAATAGTGGATGACAAACAAACCCAAGTACAAAACTATGCAATACCTGCTAACTTGTCCGACCCATATCTCCGTGAGTGGATCAAGCCTGATGACAATCCGTTAGTAGTAGCTGATGAGAGCATCAACAAGACCAAATTTCGTGACCCAACAACAGCTTGGTTGGGCCTTGATGGGCGTTGGAGAATGGTGGTTGGTAGTCTTAGAAAGCATAGAGGACTAGCATTATTGTACAGGAGTAAGGACTTCATGAAATGGACCAAAGCCCAACATCCACTTCATACATCAGCCAATACTGGAAACTGGGAATGTCTTGATTTTTTTCCAGTATCAATGAATTATACAGATGGTTTGGACCCATCATTTGATGGTGACAACATTAAACATGTTCTTAAAGTTAGTCTTGATGTTACTAGGTATGACTACTACACAATTGGTACCTATAACACAAAAAAAGATAGGTACTTTCCGGACGAAACATTGGTTGATGGATGGAAGGGATTGAGACTGGACTATGGTAATTTTTATGCATCGAAGACTTTCTATGATCCTAGCAAGAATCGGAGAATTTTGTGGGGATGGGCCAACGAATCGGATGCTGTTCCTGATGATGCAATCAAGAAAGGATGGAGTGGAATTCAGGCTATTCCCCGCAAAATGTGGCTTGATCCTAGTGGCAAAAATTTGGTTCAATGGCCTGTTGAAGAATTAGAAACCCTGAGAAAGCAAAAGGTCGAGCTAAGAATTCACAAATTGGACAAGGGAGAAAATGTTGAAGTTAAAGGAATCACAGCCGCGCAG GCTGACGTCGAAGTTACATTTTCCTTTTCAAGCCTCGAAAATGCAGAAGAATTTGATCCTAGTTGGGATGATCTTTATGCCCAAGATGTATGTGCTATTAGGGGTTCGACAGTTCAAGGTGGACTTGGGCCGTTTGGGCTCCTAACACTGTCTTCTGAAAACTTGGAAGAGTATACACCGGTGTTCTTCAGAGTGTTTAAGGCCCAAGATAAATACAAAGTTCTTATGTGCTCTGATGCCTCAAG GTCAACGGTCAGGGATAACAAGAAAATGTATAAACCATCATTTGCTGGATATGTTAATGTAGATTTATCAGACAAAAAGTTGTCACTGAGGAGTTTG GTTGATCACTCTGTAGTAGAAAGTTTTGGTGCCGGTGGGAAAACATGCATTACATCAAGGGTTTATCCAGGATTAGCCATCGATGACGAAGCACATTTATTTGCTTTCAACAATGGCACTGAGATAGTCACAATTGACACTCTTGATGCCTGGAGCATGGATAAATCCGAGAGATGA